Genomic segment of Schistocerca nitens isolate TAMUIC-IGC-003100 chromosome 9, iqSchNite1.1, whole genome shotgun sequence:
aattttattttgaattgcacttttatcactgaatattataaacatttttacatatttgagatATGATTACAAACAATTTTGGAACACTGAAAATCTGTGGTTGGGGCAAACTTGTTTTGAGCATTTTTCACAcactattttggttttcttgtccacATTTCTTGTGCACATGTAGCATGTTGCTTTCCTCATGGGTTCTGGCTCTGAAGATGTTGGGGTAAGAGGAGTACCACCAAGTTTAACAACAACGTCTCTCAGTTCACGAGAAAGGGGTCGGACATCTCGACGTTGTATATGAGGCTTCACTAAATCCATTCCAAGCTTTTGTAGCTATTCTCTTCTTTTTAAATCGTTTGTTTCATcaagttgtttggtgcactgaaacaAGACAGCAGCATTGACTCCTAATATGTTTAGAATGACATAAAATAGAGACATTGGCCATCTGCGTGTTCGCCGTGATAACGAATAGTTGGCGCACATTTGGTTCCTGTGCGTCTACTCCTCCTTTTGTGGCATTATAATCAATGATCATTTCAGGGTTTTTTCTGTTGAGTACTAATTTTCTGATCGTGATGCATAGATGAAAGCAACACAACAGCTCGACCTGTCCGAGGAACATAAGAACAAGTTGTCTTTCCTTCGTTATGCCCAAATAATGCATGTTCTACTGGGCGCTTTCTGTTTGGTTTGAATTCTTCTGAGATCTGTGGTTTATTTTGCTTTAGAGTGCCTACGACAGTCAACTTTTTGGCTTCTACTTGATCACAGAGTTCAAGTGACATGAACCAATTGTCTACTGTCACATGTCTATTGCTTCCCTCAATTGGTGTTCTTAATTTCAAAACATCCTGTGTTGGGATTGATAATGTACTTTTATTTGTCCCTTTGCTGTGTAAACAAATGCATTGCATAAATAGAATGTTCGTTAGTCACAAAGGCACATAACTTCGAGGCCGTATTTGGCTGGCTTCTTGGGCATATACATGCGAAATTTGCACCTACCACGAAAGGGTACTAACATTTCatcgactccagaatgagattttcactctgcagcggagtgtgcgctgatatgaaacttcctggcagattaaaagtgtgtgcccgaccgagactcgaactcgggacctttgcctattcgcgggcaagtgctctaccactgagctaccgaagcacgactcacacccggtctcacagctttacttccgccagtatctcgtctcctaccttccaaactttacagaagctctcctgcgcaaccttacaggagagcttctgtaaagtttggaaggtaggagacgagatactggcggaagtaaagctgtgagaccgggtgtgagtcgtgcttcggtagctcagtggtagagcacttgcccgcgaataggcaaaggtcccgagttcgagtctcagtcgggcacacagttttaatctgccaggaagtttcatttcatcgATTGTCACGTACGCTCATGGAGTATAATACTTTTGACATTTGTCTATAAAAAGTTCCCACACATCTCTAATAGCAGCAAGTCTGTCATCAGCCTTCCTAGCATCTCTTGTAGCAGCACAATCGAATCGCAAACAAggcaaaatgaataaaaatctctgAACGCTCATAGTGGCTCGAAACACACCACGACCAGTTCCATCATTAGCAAAAAGTCCAACATTTTCGTGATTGGATTTCATTACTCCAGATAAATAAAGCAGACCCAGAAATGCTCTCAGTTCTTCTATATCTAGCGGCCTTATGAACGCTGGCTTACGAGCTCTGTATTTGTTTGACATGTCATGCATCTTGACATTTGTATTGGTGAGTATTAGTTGCAATAAATCTTCACTAATGAACAGTTCCCAAGCAGATAATATGTCAGTTGAATCAATCGTTTTGGTTTTACGTTTACCACCTGGAAGatgtctaactacactcctggaaatggaaaaaagaacacattgacaccggtgtgtcagacccaccatacttgctccggacactgcgagagggctgtacaagcaatgatcacacgcacggcacagcggacacaccaggaaccgcggtgttggccgtcgaatggcgctagctgcgcagcatttgtgcaccgccgccgtcagtgtcagccagtttgccgtggcatacggagctccatcgcagtctttaaccctggtagcatgccgcgacagcgtggacgtgaaccgtatgtgcagttgacggactttgagcgagggcgtatagtgggcatgcgggaggccgggtgggcgtaccgccgaattgctcaacacgtggggcgtgaggtctccacagtacatcgatgttgtcgccagtggtcggcggaaggtgcatgtgcccgtcgacctgggaccggaccgcagcgacgcacgaatgcacgccaagaccgtaggatcctacgcagtgccgtaggggaccgcaccgccacttcccagcaaattagggacactgttgctcctggggtatcggcgaggaccattcgcaaccgtctccatgaagctgggctacggtcccgcacaccgttaggccgtcttccgctcacgccccaacatcgtgcagcccgcctccagtgatgtcgcgacaggcgtgaatggagggacgaatggagacgtgtcgtcttcagcgatgagagtcgcttctgccttggtgccaatgatggtcatatgcgtgtttggcgccgtgcaggtgagcgccacaatcaggactgcatacgaccgaggcacacagggccaacacccggcatcatggtgtggggagcgatctcctacactggccgtacaccactggtgatcgtcgaggggacactgaatagtgcacggtacatccaaaccgtcatcgaacccatcgttctaccattcctagaccggcaagggaacttgctgttccaacaggtcaatgcacgtccgcatgtatcccgtgccacccaacgtgctctagaaggtgtaagtcaactaccctggccagcaagatctccggatctgtcccccattgagcatgtttgggactggatgaagcgtcgtctcacgcggtctgcacgtccagcacgaacgctggtccaactgaggcgccaggtggaaatggcatggcaagccgttccacaggactacatccagcatctctacgatcgtctccatgggagaatagcagcctgcattgctgcgaaaggtggatatacactgtactagtgccgacattgtgcatgctctgttgcctgtgtctatgtgcctgtggttttgtcagtgtgatcatgtgatgtatctgaccccgggaatgtgtcaataaagttttcccttcctgggacaatgaattcacggtgttcttatttcaatttccaggagtgtatattgtgagcaCGGGTACGAGTTGTAGGAGAAGCTTCTTTTGACCACTTGTAGCactgcttttttccaaaaaaatatttgtcagcgGAAGGTCTAATACACGCCTCTTTATCTGATTCTTCAGAACTACTTTCTGATGTAGCTTCAGAGGTGGAATCATGGTCACTTAGTATAAATTCATCCTCATCTGCTGTGGTttcctcatcagattgcaaaaacgtaggatcattcactattctttccaactcgtcatctgttaatgacttcgatgatgccattctgaaaaataatgcattCATACTCACTTAACCTTAACAATTAACGTTATCATAGAACGTGTGCTGTTTTCGAAGTACTCTAAGATTTCAGTCGCGTAAAACACTAATTGAGATAGTCAAAACCAACCTACGTTAATACTCTGGTGGGGTATTCTGAGACCTCTTTTTCTTTATCTCACACAATAATACTGGAAACACCGCATTCAACACTCCGCGTTAAAAGGCAGCACTTCACTGAGGATTACCAAGAACACAGGTGCCATCTGTTGTTCCGTTCACGTACCATGTATTGTATTCTATCGTCTGCGGTTTCCAGGACCCCACTAGAGCAGTTAAGGGTTAATTTGCGTTTGAAGGGAACAGTAATCTCCACAGCCCTAACATTGAAGAGGGAAACTACCTTCATTCTTTACCATTGGTGCTATCAGTGATTCAGAAAGCTATTCAACATACATCCTCAAAAACTGTCATCATACGTCAGACAGGTAGAAACGAAGATTTTAAATCCAGACTGAATGTTGTGGATAAAAGACTTGTTATCTATATAATACAGAAGTATAAATGTCTTCGGTTTCTGTGTCGAAACGAAGTTTGTTTCATTAGTAACATGAGGAATAGCTAAAATTAATGTGCAAGTTTGCATATAAAGCACTGTGATGTTAAGTAATCTCTTAAGATCAAGCTCGCAGACGTACTCTGATCGAAAACTTAAATATAAATAAAGACATGATCTGTTGAAAATAGACTTCACAAATGAGTTAAGAAactttgtggaactgaatgtactttatttatcacAAATTACGAGTTTGCCAATGTTGACATGCCTTCATAATGTACAGAATTATAGTGAATAATGTACTGGCATGATCCAGTTAttgttacaatatttacatttcatTTGTATATACATGGTAACTATATTAAAGTCTTACGAGTACAGATGACAGAAGATATTAAAGTGTAATATCTTTCAAACACAACTACTGAAACTATTCTGAACGTTAGACAAGTAATAGCATGTTCATTTAGAACAAATGAAATGATAAATTCGATTAATACCCAATCCCTTCCAGTAGTGTTTTCCCCTTTCTCGAAAACATGTATTTCAATAGCCTGTGCTGTTCACAACTATGCTGAACAGTTATTTTAGTTGAATTTATCATTTATCCTTTGTGGAACATGGTCCAGACATCCTGTACAAAATTCCACAATTCCATAAATACAAACACAGTGTTGACACTAGGAGTACTTCAGCAAGAATACTCCTCAAtactaaatacaaaattaaagttaaaaataaGTCATTCGTCACATTTTCAGTAAACATTGTACATAACTGTACGATCTAACTATTAGAGTTACAGGAATGAGCTCGAGTTCTCGTTGTAGAAGGTAGAGGATCCTTACAAATTAATTTTTCTGCTCTTGATCTAACTGAAAGCAATCTGCATGATACAATTAAACGCTCCCCATACAGCTACAATTAGTAAAACGTGAAAAATATGGCGcagacagaaattttataaattaatgtaCATTTGACACGGAGGCTCAGTTATGTTTTAAAGCTgtcactttttttccttttctgaatGAATCGTACTCTAGTACGGTAAAGCTTAAGCTTCAGTCTTCGTGGCTTCACATGGTGgtttataaatacagggtgttagagCAAAATGTGCAGATATTGTGCTCATTGGTACCttgatatgtatccacttcagATTGTTAGTTGCTTTTGTCTGCTTCTAACACGCTTCCTTCAAACACACCACTACCTGATGTTTTCCGCAGGTTCTTAATTGCTGTACTAAATGCATTAAACCTGCCAGTATAAATTAACCGTTTTGCGTCTATACTTCAGCATACGAACTGCTGCCCATGGGGGaataacattaatggcttgctcttgacgctggtacttggaggtactaaccaacctaaaaacataatactcctaatggctataattattcgTCGACAAATGAAGTAAATAGTAATGTAATATAGTTCAGttcactgtcctcagtcatcaataaaaatatctgcacttcagTATATACCTATCAATTTGTATATTTTTCGATCGCATTAGTTTGGTCTGTACACAAACCATTAACTGAAATACACAAAGAGTATGTTTACGAATATTATATGATTAATCAGAGAAGTGTAGCTGAAAACAAGCTCTTGTATCCAAGTAATGTCTCTGAAAGTGAGATTAATCTCACTTTTACAATGCAGATTCCATTACTGTGCCTTTTACACTTTCCTTGCATTTGATTTCGACTTTGAGTTGCGACACTACAATGGAACCTGAAAATCTGTATGAGAGGATAAAAAACGGTAGCAGAACCTAAAGAAAACAGCTACTTTCCATTGTAATTGTATGGTCTCCATTTTGTGTGACACGGCGCTCATTGTACAAAGTGTTTGGCACGGAGATAATAGTATAGATGAATTGGGCGCGGGAAAGTCACCTGTAATACAAAATCAGCATCGCGTAGCTCTACTCTTAGCTGGTTACGCTGTCACATTTTCTGCCTAGAGCACATAGCTTACATCACCAGATCTTCTTGAGAGTAATATCCAAGAAGCTACGAGGAACTATATACGTATTTCACTCGCATGTCCGACGATTGCTTGTTAGGCCACCGTCTGCGCCCATGACCATCTCGAGGGTTGGCTGTCGCTACTTGAGGAGTGTACCAACGACGTTTCAGAACTTTCACGACCGCCGGTGGCATCATCAGTACTAGAACCACCTGCTGCACTCAGCGTGTCCCTCTTTATACCTGCACCAACAGACGGACGAGATTTTGCAATCGAACGGATGTCGTTGGCGCTTTCTGCTTGGAAATATTGAGCTGCTGGGAATATGTTTCTCTGTTGTAAAGGTAAACTATTGCGAATTGAATCCCCAGGGTATTGGAGAGGGGCGGCAGGTTTGGGATACAAGTAACCGACCACTTCCTGCTGTTGAGCTGCTGCTGGAAGTGCTTCATCAAATGTGGGTGGCTTCTCCTGCGAGTATCGACCTTCACTGCCTGCTTTCACAGATCTGGAAGCGTCTGAAGAGGGAAGCGCCAGGGTGGCAGAGCTGAGGAACGAGCCAGCTCCTTCCAGCGGCGAGCTTCCCGAGCGTGGTGACCCTCCTGCTATATCTGGAATCCTTCTCGGAGTTCCAGAGGTCTGTGGTCGCCCGTCGAAACGTCGCCTTGGCTTCGTCGGCTCGCAGAGGAAGCTGTGGAATGGATCATCACAAATGTTGCCActatggtggtgatggtggtgatcgTGGTGGTCGTGCCCGTGCTCTTCGGTGTTGTCTGGAAGTACGCGGGCGTCGTCGTTCTGAGCGGCGGCCGGCTGGACGTCATTGTCACCAGGAACTGTAGTGGATCTTAAGGTCGATGAAGGCGGGCGAAAAGTGGGAACGCGCTCCGCCTGAGCTGGAGTGTTAGCCAATGGAGCGAATGCAGATGGCTGCGGTTTCGTTGCAGCAGTTTCTAGGCATTTCCCACCCAACTTCACACATGATGTGACTGGCTGTGAATTTGATGCAGCCGGGCTGGGTCTCTCTTGAGGTCTAGAACCCGAAACTGCCGTCGTTGTTGGCCTGATCTGAGCTGTCGGTAATCTGTTGAAAAAATCAGGTGGCACTGTAGGTTTTGAAGGCGGCACTGTTCTTGTTGAGTATGCTACGTCAGATCTGCGACTCGAATCCTCCACTATAAATGGTCGTGGCTCTTTGTGGAGCACATTCTGTGGACCTGGATCACTCACGGTCGTCAAGAGATTAGATGCTGCTTGTTCCGAACGGTATCTAGGGAACTGTGGCGATATGATGGGCAATGTAGCGATAGTCGGTCGAGGTATGGCTCTTCCCTGGGTGTGGCAAGGAGGAGTGGAACTTGTCGTTTGTACCGTTTCACTTTCAGTTGTCGTTGGAAGTCTTTGAAAAGCTGTTTGATGCTGAGGAAATTGTGAGTATTCATTCTGTATAGAGAGTGTGGGTTTCCTTCGTTGTTGAGGAGGAGAAGTTGTCAATGGTGCGACACTCGATGTGAACGACTGTCTAGCTGCTGGAGTAGAAATACTGCTGGAGGAGACGAAGTTTCCCGGAGGTGGGATGGCAGTAGCCTTGACGAATGTACTGTCTCCCACGAATGAAAGTCCATCCGCCCGCGCTCTGTCTGGTGACGATCCGGCTGGAAGGAGTGGCGGTTGCGGAAGCCGACCATAGACCCTCCGTCGTTTGCTGGTG
This window contains:
- the LOC126204228 gene encoding mucin-2-like, with the translated sequence SFLCGRPGRRRRPGAVPAPAPPPAPAATFQLPSRLLPEPLTRTLPPTTTSPPLPPNPQFQATFLQPSRLRPPSENALPSQNLNCTSHATLEVRPRITSSPTAIKDSKPAPSVVSFRQLYTPQKFSLPNDIKKETSDHNCTSETTLKVASPSTLSSSFSRVPPPSPVRTSSFLERRPAPATHDPTNCSSQTTTSSITTTPSPSSVFAEPSPQPSVTFELARLAALPNHPPGCTCGADHSAGSSVDATFVSPEKVAAPQRFHITVKPTAATTTTTTTTTTTTTQRPTTQRPSPRALEPLAAAPEPAVVAPPKPSWSEADSCSHAFHSFLCKKPQAASSRRKVLPTQPIEGDSSFISAASLPAPLKATPPPLVTTRGEPKRQPHRSTTTTTTPSTTRASTTTAPPTRKPLTTQPPATTPKPTTVVSGPVIEPQAAQDAPAVAVPRPSDDAGHHHHHHEGRDLCSDPFHSFLCQKVDTSKRRRVYGRLPQPPLLPAGSSPDRARADGLSFVGDSTFVKATAIPPPGNFVSSSSISTPAARQSFTSSVAPLTTSPPQQRRKPTLSIQNEYSQFPQHQTAFQRLPTTTESETVQTTSSTPPCHTQGRAIPRPTIATLPIISPQFPRYRSEQAASNLLTTVSDPGPQNVLHKEPRPFIVEDSSRRSDVAYSTRTVPPSKPTVPPDFFNRLPTAQIRPTTTAVSGSRPQERPSPAASNSQPVTSCVKLGGKCLETAATKPQPSAFAPLANTPAQAERVPTFRPPSSTLRSTTVPGDNDVQPAAAQNDDARVLPDNTEEHGHDHHDHHHHHHSGNICDDPFHSFLCEPTKPRRRFDGRPQTSGTPRRIPDIAGGSPRSGSSPLEGAGSFLSSATLALPSSDASRSVKAGSEGRYSQEKPPTFDEALPAAAQQQEVVGYLYPKPAAPLQYPGDSIRNSLPLQQRNIFPAAQYFQAESANDIRSIAKSRPSVGAGIKRDTLSAAGGSSTDDATGGRESSETSLVHSSSSDSQPSRWSWAQTVA